GCTCGAAAATCAACGTTTGTTATTGGAATGTACAGCGCAGTTGACTTAACTGGGATGCATAATTTCGGATGTGGCATAGGGGCGGTTATCCGCCTTGGGTTGGCCCGAATAAAGCTTGGCAAAACACGCCATCTGGCGACACAATAAATTATTAAGGTCTCCCCATAAATAATCCCCGTGAATACTGTTCGTACTGTTTCTGATACCAAACGTGCTTTCTATGGCGCGCATACCCATCCGATTAATTCGATCTACCGCCGCGTAGTCGATGAACTGATGGTGGAAATGCATCTGTTGACGGTGAATCAGCATTTTGTCTATAGCCCAATTTATGCGCTTGGTGTGGTGACAACCTTTGATCGTTTTATGCAGGGATATCGTCCTGAGTCAGATGTAAGTTCGATTTTTAACGCACTCTGCGCGGCTGTTGGTGGAGATTCGGGGAAATATCGTCAGGATGCTGAGCAACTCAAATCCAGCCTCAATGGTGTGGCTTGGGAACAGCTGGTGAAAACAGATGCAAGTGGGCCGGCGGGTGATGCGTTGAAAGCCCTCGTGAATGCGCCCCATTTCAAGTACACACGGCTGTTTGCCATTGGCTTATATACAATGCTGGAGCAGATCGATGCCCCGGCGAGCCAGGATGATGCGCAGCGCCAGACTTTGCTCGGCGAATTAGCGACAACATTGAGTTTGTCGAATGAACGCATTGAGAAGGATCTGGAACTCTATCGCGGCAACTTGGATAAGATG
The sequence above is drawn from the Romeriopsis navalis LEGE 11480 genome and encodes:
- the psb29 gene encoding photosystem II biogenesis protein Psp29; this encodes MNTVRTVSDTKRAFYGAHTHPINSIYRRVVDELMVEMHLLTVNQHFVYSPIYALGVVTTFDRFMQGYRPESDVSSIFNALCAAVGGDSGKYRQDAEQLKSSLNGVAWEQLVKTDASGPAGDALKALVNAPHFKYTRLFAIGLYTMLEQIDAPASQDDAQRQTLLGELATTLSLSNERIEKDLELYRGNLDKMAQAQQAIADTIAAERKRRDQREQEKAAAAATADATSDDESAADADGTATDDDSQTAS